AGATGTTTCTTAtagttggccaccaggtttgaacacatctcaggagggattttgtcccgCTCCTCTTTGCAGAACTTGTCCAAGTCCTCAAGGTTTTGAGGTTAACGTTTGGCAACTAGaaccttcagctccctccacagattttctatAGGATTAAAGTCTGGAAACTGGCCAGGCTactccaggaccttaatgtgcttctttTTGAGCCACTGctttgttgccttggccgtgtgttttgggtcattgacatgctggaatacccatccacaacccattttcaatgccctggctgagggaaggaggttctcacCCAAGATTTGACGGTACATTGCCCTGTCCATCGTTTGATGCGGTGAAGTTGTACTGTCCCGttagcaggaaaaaaaaccaaggcataatgtttccacctccatatttgacggtggggatggtgttcttggggtcataggcagcattcctcctcctccaaacacggcgGGTTGACCTTCTCACCAAACTGCTTGGCAATGGActtgtagcccattccagacttgtgtaagtctacaatcttgtccctgacatccttggagagctccttggtcttggccatggtggagagtttggaatattattgattgattgattgattgaatgattgattctgtggacaggtgtctttcaTACAGGTAACAAACGGAGATTAGGAGCACTCCTTTTAAGATCTCAGATCGTTTCccgtataaaagacacctgggagccagaaatctttctgattgagagggtTCAAGTagttatttccctcattaaaatgcaaatcaatttataacaattttgacatgcatttttctggattttcttgctGTTATTGAGGTTAAAGAAGCAAGCTTGTGACCGAgaggttcaatccccagaccaacagaacaaaatctgggtggggaaagacAAAAAGCAGCACTAAACCCCGACCGCTCCATGGAGCTGCTCATGGCCATCAGGTCAGATTGTGGTTGTACTTCCAGGTATGAAAGTGTAACTCTGTGAATGTGACAGGCTGTCTTTGCAAATAAGAATTCTTTCTCAATCGACTTACCTggaggaataataataaaaaataaattgaaaaaagtgctATCAAatgttcatggtaatgaaggaCCATGTCACTTGGGTGTGGAGCtatatggcacagaggaataagctGCATTAGGCTTTGGATACACAGAAAATACTTAAAATTCATTGTTGCTTTGATGTGTTTAACTTACATTCCTTACCTTGACAAAGTTACAGAGTTCTGATGTAAGCAGTCTGTGGAACGCATCTCTGCTCAGTGTGTCAGAGAAACCATCGCTGGCAGCATACGTCTTAAACTCCAACTCATGTCAAGAGGCGGATGGGGTGTGACCTTCAGACAATATTTTCAGGAAAAGTAAAAATGAGAGTAGCTGTTTATCATATTTAATATTACATTACAGAACATAGTTATTATATGATGCAGATTAAGTTCCAGTTTGGACAGAAGATAAACTGGCAACACAAATCAGAGAGACTCACCAGTTAGGGTATGTGTGTGGGTAAATTTGTGAGGACACAAGTCTTACAGGTCTAATTCTAGCCGACCTCTCCTAGTAAAGAAGATCTATCATTCACTCATTTCTCTCTATATATTTACAGCTTGTGTTTTCTGAACACTAATCATTGGAACcactaaaaatgtaaaccatgTTTCCCAAACACCACTGACCTTTTTCCATGACGCGATTGCCTTTTCAGATCCAATCTCAGTGTGTAAGCAGTATGTGGCAGGATATGGGTTGTTGGATGATTCATCCAGGAAACACTGGACTAACAATCGGTTAGGACTGGTTCTAAATATCACAAATGGTTTAAAGTTTTGCTCAGTTTGTGCTCATGCACAGAAAACAGTCTACcgttttttctttgctttgtaCTAGTGGTAAACTGTGGGCAAAAAGCTGCAGAGAGCAAATAGAAAGCGGTAAATTAGATATAATTACACAGTCTGTGTTGCAAAACCTTCTATGAATGAGGCACTTGGGTTTTACCTTAGAAGACTTGTATCAATTAAGCCAAAGCTCTGACAGGATGTGCACTATTGGCATATTAGGGAGGCAGTTAGTGCgagcacacactcactctcattctaaaacacacacacacacacacacaaacagacacacatacatacacagagtTGAGAAAGGAGACCGCAGCGactaacacaaaataaatgacttatTGAAAGCAATGAGAAATCACCTAGTGGTATAAAAGCATTAAGGATTTCCATAGGGCGATGCTGCTACTTGCCTTATGATTAATATTTTTGTGTCTTACAATTTGTCCGTCTATATTTCAAAACGTAATCCGTACTTCTTGAAGTCCTTGATTGCCTGCTGTACCCACTCATCCATCATTTGGCATTCAGAGTAGATGCATGTTCtgcttttaatatttcatgcaaataaatacattttgaaaaagtgtgGGAAAGACTTGAGCGGTCCTTAAAGTCAGACACGTATATAGCAACGGTACAGGTTTGATTTACAGTGTCTCCTTTCACAGACTTTATTAAGTGATAGCGCATTAGGGaatttaaacctgcattcaaTATTGCTTTTTTACAGAGGCAGCAGTAGaaattgcatgtgtttttgtttgtgacaTTACCGCTGAAGCTACAGTACAGCAGTCTCAAAAGATTATGAGGAGAAATGAAGGACTAATTATCAGTACTTCTCACATGCACATAATCACTGTTACGGATATATAGTATTTACTTAAAAAGTTTCAACATTTAACCAGCCTGGTGTTTTCTAATCTCAGGCACAAGGACTGACTGACCAAACACTCAGTGACTAAAAGTCGTGAAGTCATCATAGTCAATCTCACCCTCTGCTCTTCAGTCAAGGTGTTGCTTCACCCATGCAAATAGAGGGAAcataaaaggaagaaaacagcagaaaaacaatCTCAGAGGAGAAGTTAACATCAGTCTGGCAAAGACAATGCAAGAAGAAAAGagtaacacaaaaaagaaaagagagacacagtaAAACATCATTCCTGTTGTATTGATCTGTTGGCAAATCCAGCTTTTTACAGATTCCACTGACTTTCAGAAATTGGTGGGACAACTGGTCaaacaaccataaacaacattaaaaacaaaagatctCAACTTGTTTCTTACCTTGCAGAATCATCAGGACGCGTCGGTTAAACAGGATCAAATGCAGATGGAGGCTTGAAATAATGGTGTCTGATCAAATTAATAGATGTTTGTAGGTGGCATTCTTTGGAGATAAACATTTGTGTGAGTGAACGAAAAGAAGACAATAGCAAGTTATTTCAACATAGGCATGTGCCAAATTTATTATGCTCTTGTGCTCTTGTGACAGTAACAGGGCCAAATAGGAACATTCTAACATACCAAGTTCTCTATGCTGCCACAAAGCCCACGCAGTGTGCTGTTGTCCATCAACACCCTATAATCTCCATGTGGCTGTAAGCCCTTGAACCAGATACATTTAGCAAGTTAGCATGTAAACAGATAGCAAgagaaacatgctttttttggAAACTACGTGCCATGACCAACCTAATCGACAGAAACAAATGTTCCATTCAtgataaaacaataattaaGTTAATTTTAGTGCACAACAGTTCTATACCTGAAAAGAAACATACATGCTCAACATGTTGTTATCGTACATGCCAACCAATTATATGTATATCTAAATTATAGCCAACCTTTGTAAAATAAGTTAATTATATATTTCTGCATTTCAACATAGTTCTTTAACACATTTAATGCTACAACTacaaacatccaaaacaaaatcaatgcaGACTTCTCgaattttacataaaatattaactaaacttttttttagcagttcatgccattttttctaaaaactaatgATTTAAAGATAATCTGACATTTAAGGCCAGGCTAAAGCAATTAACACATAAAGAtggcatactgtatgtacagcgTGGAATCAGTGAATAGGTAGACGTCATCAGTGCACAGTGTGATTTGCGGAGGAAGTGGCGCAGTATGTAAATAAGACTAAACAAAATCTGTTCCTGCATGACAGTCAAAGCAAAGTAACATCAAACACCAAACAATGTAACAATGTAACTAGGTGTAATCTCACCCTATACAAAGGGAGAAAGTAGCACTGTGTGCAGGAATGACTTTCACACTAACGGATGTTCATCATTAGCTGCAGGTGCTCAATCCCACATAAAATAGATGTGGGGTTTTCTATGGCTTGAACACTAGAATAAAGAGCACACGAAGGCTATGCAACATGTGCATTGTACTTCACTAGTCTCTGTAGCTTCTTCTCTCTTAATTCCATCACCAAAAACAAGATGTAGATGCAATTATTTCTCAATTTTTAAGAACTAATGTGTGTGCAGGTGCGTaggtaaaatataaaacaacCCAGAACAGTGAAATTAAATCATAAATTGAACTTTCTCGGACAAAAGATGTAAGGTGTGAATTAAGATCCTGTAAAAATGGTGACAGGATGATAAATGTATACTTGTAAGCGTTTGTGGTCCAATATAAAATGTTACCTGATGAATAACCTCTCATCCGTCATCACTGCTCTCAAGCTACTTTTGACAGATCCATCAATTGCCATGACCGCATCAGCCACGTCCTCGTCCGCTCTCCTTCCTCCCGTCCCCTTTGgatctctcctttttctctacAGCTTCCGGCACTGAAAACTTTTTCATGACTTCTATTTCAAACCCCTCCATTTCTTCCTCTATGGCGCTGTCCTCTTCCTCGGCGTCGTCATCTCCTTCCACCATGTCCTCCAAAATATCTCCCAAGTCTTCGACGAACTCTTGAAAGCTCGTCTGATCGTGGACAAAGAGTCCATTCTTAAAGAATTCGGCGGCTAGCTTTCTGACCTCTTCTCTTTTGGAATCATCCACTCCTGCCTCCTGAGCCTTGGCTAGGTAAGACTGGAGGATGGCCTCAAACTCGAGGAAGGGGACGGGGAGCAGCCCCTCAGCCTGAGCACAGGTCTCCAGGGAGTCACATGGCTGTGGTGGTTTTGGGTTGTGCTGGAGGCGGTCTCTCTGCTGGACCCAGTACTCGGGCTGTTCCACGGAGGGTTGGCGGTGTGTGTGAGGGGGCTTCCCATCTCCCCACAGGTGCTCTGCCCTGTGGCCGGGATTACCATTATATTCGTGTTCATCTTTGTGTTTCTCGGAGCTCGAGCTGTCCTTTTTCCGATCCccattgtgttttctgtctttctctcctcctcttttccaCGGTTCTTCACTcttttcccactgtttccaCTCATCCTTCTTCCACTCCTTACCATCTTTACCACTGTAGCTCTTCCACTCGTTCTCGTTCCACTGTTTCCTCTCATCCGTCCACTTCCTTTCTTTACCAggattttttctctcttcccacTGTTTCCTTTCACCCTTTCCTTTCCCTTCCTTAGTATGCTCTTTGCCTTTTTTACTCTCCCAGTCACTATCTTTTTTCTTCcactctttcttctctcctttctctttccaaTCTTTTTCCTCCCATTTCTCTTTGCCACTTTTCTTAAAGCCATCTTTCCCCTTCTTCCATTCCTTCTCTCCTTTCCATTCCTCCTTGCCCTTGTGCTTCTCTCCCTGGTCTTTTTTTACCTCCCAATCCTTCTCCTTACCCCTCCATTGTTTATCCGCCTTCACTTTCTcatgttttgcctttttccagtcttcctccacctttctctcactcttctCTATCcactctttctttccttccttatCCTTCCAATGCGTTCCTTCATCACCCCTGGtagccttttctttcttccagtcTTTCTCCTTCCATTGTTTTGTCTCGTCATTGTGCCTTTTTTGTttaccttccttttttttctccttgtcaAACTTTCCTTGCtcatgttttccctttttccatTCTGTTTTAATGCCATCTTCACGctgctttttctctccttccttccattcagatttatctctctctttccactcCTCTTTCTCAGCCATGTCAATTTTATCCTTCTTcacatctttcttcttctccctctggTCATCCAATGTTTTCTTAGGCCCTCCTTCTGTTGAGCCGGCTGTGCCCTGCATGCTGTCCTCTGGCTGGCCAGTGGAGGGCGATGTGGTGGGTGTCACGGGTGCTTGAGCTGCTGAAGGAAACAAGAAGTCACTATTTCTACACTACAAAGATGAGAAGTGAGCATTCCAGTGAAAATAAtagtaaagaagaaaaaggaataattaTATTGCACTTCCCTTAACTGTCCAATAACTATCATCTTTCTACATCTTCTAGCCTCTTCCATGTCCCCTCCCTACCTCCTCCCTCTGCCCCTTTGTACCTGAGGGGAGTTTTAATTCAGTCACAGTGGATCTCAGTGTTTCTAGTTCTCTCTGTAGGGCCAGGACAGACTCCAGTTCTCTCTTCATCCTCTCGTTCTCTTTCTGAAGGACAGGGAGAGATGCCATCTCTTTCTTCAACCTACTGTTttccttctccacctcctcccaaCCCAGCCGCTCCTTTGCTCCCTTAGCTGCCTGTCCCTTGGCTACTTTTAGCTCTTCTTTCTGTGCCtgtttggagaaagaaaaaaaaagaacaggaaaagAGGGTCCTGTGAGAATACTACAAACTCAGTGACACATTtctgcacgcacgcactcacacacacacacgcacgcacgcacacacgcacacacacacctggagtTGGGCTTGTAGTACAGACATCGGCTGGTTCCCTTCGGTAAACGTATTTGGAAGCTCTGTACTGTCAGCATCTACTGGGGGTGGATGAACCTCTGGATTAAGCCACTCCTGTCAACAAATTGCATACAAAGTACAACCCAATGGAAATATTTAAGATGACTTTTTAGAATTACCATTGCAGGACGGAGTGGTCAAAAAGTGAGGGAACAGTAAGTGTTGATGAGGCGGGAAAGAACAACAGTCCAGAGTAGCACAGTTGGTAGACAATAGCAGTAAAGCTGCCAGTGTTGTGGGTGGGATCCTGGTGAGCATATTACACTAAAAATTAATTTGGTGGTACTTATTGTACTCTAAGCTTGGGgccaaaattgtttttataatgaatAACAGAAAGAACACTAAGACAGAATAGAAGGAcaaaaaagaagtgacaaactgacgtcagactgacctgTTTTCCTGGTACCTCAGTATCTTTCAGCTCCATTGTACCATAGTCACTCTCTGGAAAGGTTTTATACAGAGTTTACTgttcatgtaaataaatacactgtCAAAGAACACAAGCAAAAACTTTGCATATACAGGGGAATAAATAGCAAATACCCAAACAAGCTTTCATAATTAAATGTGTAGTCCTTAGCTGAGTAAGGGCATTAATACACTGAATAATATCTCAAATAAAAGGTTGTGGACTATAAATTTATGGAAACATTGAATCtccattttttaactttttgttcatgctatgaacattttattatattcttttaGAAAACTATAAATCGGGCATTACACTAAAAAAGATGTTGGGGTTAAACACAAAAGTATTGATTAACATTGTGGTGATGTAGtataaaatgttcatttaacaACAGAAAATAAGCCTTGTTGCAAAAGTGCATAAATCGCTCGCTATCTTGCTCACACAAGCTTAAAAGCGTGCAGTGCCTTTAAAAAGGTGTCATGCAAAACAGTGCACATTCCTGCTtgcacattcagacacacagacataggcTGTGGGCAAGAAAGCACATTCCTACACATgtacaatgtacacacataaCCTACCCTCATCCAGGTCCATGAAGACACCTGCAGGTATAATACACCGCAGTCTCAGAGCACCCTTTGTCTAGTAATTCTATTCATTCATAAttcataaatacatttcttctAAACAACCTCAGTGTAACACCTTCATCAtcaacaattaatttaaaatgtattaatgtctACCGTCCCAACAGGTGACATGCAGATGCCTACCTGAGAAAAAGATGGTGCCTATCCCTAACAGAATGACAgcacccagaatgcacttgtTCACAGAGAAGCCGCTGTCTTCCTCCCGCTGTGGCAGCTGAaactcttcctctccttcctcttcttcatctgtcCTTCCAATCCGCTCTAGAGCCGCTAAGAGAGACTTCCTTCTCCTCACCTCTGGCTCTGCCTCCTCTCCTGTCTCCTCAGTCCTCTCCTCACCCACCTCTGGATCCACAAAGGAACCTGGAGCAAGGAAGGGAAGAGTATGAAAAGCCGTTGTTGAAGTATTACATTGCAATTTCCAGATTAATCTGTTCTACGGGTACCCCCCTAAGGTATGTTTAAAACAGCTAATAATTGAATATGTAGGTATCCCTTAGACCCTTTTTACTGCCTGCcatatttgttattataaagCTGTTGCACATTATTAGCCACAAATGTGCTCTTGCACTCACAAAGTTGGTGTTAGATAGCACAGCAGCTATGGGACTGCAAACCATCTGATGCTGCAGTATACTCCTCATGGGAGTTGAAACTTGCTTCTTATTTGGCTCTGCTATGCATGGCACACTGGTTAATATGCTCCATTGCATGCCTTATTTTCCTTCAAACTGCATAAATAAGACCTACATCTTGACTAAATGGCCTGGAAAATGattcaaatgtttcattttgggACTTTGGTACTAAAGTTTCCAAACTATATGCATCACAATTGATTGTAAAAGAACAGTGGAACTATAAAAGTGTAAATAACTCACTGACACTGAACTCCAGTTGGTGAACAAAAAGTCGATGACAGAAATGCACAACAGAGCAAAAGAAGACTCATTTTAATGCTGTAGCGACtgagaaaaagccaaaaacaacCACACCGCAAAACACTTTAGAGGTCCCAGTCTCTTTGAAGACAATTTACTTCTGCAGGGTGTCATGCAACTGAATGTTTCTCTGTCACATCATGCTCCCTGCCTCGTACCAACCACAGCCTCTCCAGACAAGCGCCTGGCCCAGATTCCGAACAATTCCATAATCAGCTGGTCCACCAAGTACACTTCAAACACAAATAGTATACATGGCTTAGTctccaaaaaataaagaaaatgagacAGGCCTACCAGGTGATTATCTAATgacataaacataataaagacagattcTGAGGTTATTTTACTATTAATGTCATAATTAGGGTTCAAACCGCGAAgagttttgtctgttttagttactgttattatttgttgtctACTGCACTGGCTCAAAATCCCGTGAGCTTGAATAAACTAGAGACATAAaacttgggggaataactgaaaagggtgtgcatgtgcttctatagaaatatgaacccaatTGGCGCcgtaattaaggcttcaaatTGCAAAGtttgaaaggccacgccccccacACCTTATGTCCGACTGACTTGAAATTTCTCACACAGGTGCGGCCTCAAGGATCATTAAGGTCCGCCTagaaaaccttttgaaaatcacatttttgaaaGCTCCTCCTACCCCAAATTTACAGTGAATCATCAATAAATCAAGCTTATTACAAGTATGTAATGTATATAGCTTATTATATATAGCATGTCCATttctcaattacttttcaatTTATTGACCAATGAACTTCTGAGGGGCATGGGTCTTGACATAAATTAACACAAATCAGCAACCGTAAagccaatcatcacaaaactcacTGGGTATATTCAAATAAGTGCCCCAGATGTACCCAGACAGATTTACAtatgccactagggggcgctacaagcGCAACATAGGTGAGTGGCATTATGttcattttactataaatcacgTATTCATGGTCCAATCAACACAAGTCTCTCAGGATATGTCCTCATCAGTACCTTAACAACACCCTgacattttcattcaaattgaacaccagggGGCGCTATCAATGTAAACAA
The genomic region above belongs to Etheostoma cragini isolate CJK2018 chromosome 6, CSU_Ecrag_1.0, whole genome shotgun sequence and contains:
- the pbxip1b gene encoding pre-B-cell leukemia homeobox interacting protein 1b isoform X4, with translation MSGGTSANNSWTLLTPEESVAETLRPLAEGTEHHEEGLTCAASVENQPANSAESAERLPVEDHLVPEEKTAEPSGDTSTEQHTSVATAVIDAPRATSLQVSGSFNPDSDALSQSEGLPEAPAQSSHDPDSFSDSYTHITPSPDESHTSLLTTESPGGVEFTQEEDRLAQQGSLHTLSGEELQHKGEESNLFLRRTDLGTQAGSFVDPEVGEERTEETGEEAEPEVRRRKSLLAALERIGRTDEEEEGEEEFQLPQREEDSGFSVNKCILGAVILLGIGTIFFSGVFMDLDEESDYGTMELKDTEVPGKQEWLNPEVHPPPVDADSTELPNTFTEGNQPMSVLQAQLQAQKEELKVAKGQAAKGAKERLGWEEVEKENSRLKKEMASLPVLQKENERMKRELESVLALQRELETLRSTVTELKLPSAAQAPVTPTTSPSTGQPEDSMQGTAGSTEGGPKKTLDDQREKKKDVKKDKIDMAEKEEWKERDKSEWKEGEKKQREDGIKTEWKKGKHEQGKFDKEKKKEGKQKRHNDETKQWKEKDWKKEKATRGDEGTHWKDKEGKKEWIEKSERKVEEDWKKAKHEKVKADKQWRGKEKDWEVKKDQGEKHKGKEEWKGEKEWKKGKDGFKKSGKEKWEEKDWKEKGEKKEWKKKDSDWESKKGKEHTKEGKGKGERKQWEERKNPGKERKWTDERKQWNENEWKSYSGKDGKEWKKDEWKQWEKSEEPWKRGGEKDRKHNGDRKKDSSSSEKHKDEHEYNGNPGHRAEHLWGDGKPPHTHRQPSVEQPEYWVQQRDRLQHNPKPPQPCDSLETCAQAEGLLPVPFLEFEAILQSYLAKAQEAGVDDSKREEVRKLAAEFFKNGLFVHDQTSFQEFVEDLGDILEDMVEGDDDAEEEDSAIEEEMEGFEIEVMKKFSVPEAVEKKERSKGDGRKESGRGRG
- the pbxip1b gene encoding pre-B-cell leukemia homeobox interacting protein 1b isoform X5; its protein translation is MSGGTSANNSWTLLTPEESVAETLRPLAEGTEHHEEGLTCAASVENQPANSAESAERLPVEDHLVPEEKTAEPSGDTSTEQHTSVATAVIDAPRATSLQVSGSFNPDSDALSQSEGLPEAPAQSSHDPDSFSDSYTHITPSPDESHTSLLTTESPGGVEFTQEEDRLAQQGSLHTLSGEELQHKGEESNLFLRRTDLGTQAVYLVDQLIMELFGIWARRLSGEAVVGSFVDPEVGEERTEETGEEAEPEVRRRKSLLAALERIGRTDEEEEGEEEFQLPQREEDSGFSVNKCILGAVILLGIGTIFFSGVFMDLDEESDYGTMELKDTEVPGKQEWLNPEVHPPPVDADSTELPNTFTEGNQPMSVLQAQLQAQKEELKVAKGQAAKGAKERLGWEEVEKENSSDFLFPSAAQAPVTPTTSPSTGQPEDSMQGTAGSTEGGPKKTLDDQREKKKDVKKDKIDMAEKEEWKERDKSEWKEGEKKQREDGIKTEWKKGKHEQGKFDKEKKKEGKQKRHNDETKQWKEKDWKKEKATRGDEGTHWKDKEGKKEWIEKSERKVEEDWKKAKHEKVKADKQWRGKEKDWEVKKDQGEKHKGKEEWKGEKEWKKGKDGFKKSGKEKWEEKDWKEKGEKKEWKKKDSDWESKKGKEHTKEGKGKGERKQWEERKNPGKERKWTDERKQWNENEWKSYSGKDGKEWKKDEWKQWEKSEEPWKRGGEKDRKHNGDRKKDSSSSEKHKDEHEYNGNPGHRAEHLWGDGKPPHTHRQPSVEQPEYWVQQRDRLQHNPKPPQPCDSLETCAQAEGLLPVPFLEFEAILQSYLAKAQEAGVDDSKREEVRKLAAEFFKNGLFVHDQTSFQEFVEDLGDILEDMVEGDDDAEEEDSAIEEEMEGFEIEVMKKFSVPEAVEKKERSKGDGRKESGRGRG
- the pbxip1b gene encoding pre-B-cell leukemia homeobox interacting protein 1b isoform X7, whose product is MSGGTSANNSWTLLTPEESVAETLRPLAEGTEHHEEGLTCAASVENQPANSAESAERLPVEDHLVPEEKTAEPSGDTSTEQHTSVATAVIDAPRATSLQVSGSFNPDSDALSQSEGLPEAPAQSSHDPDSFSDSYTHITPSPDESHTSLLTTESPGGVEFTQEEDRLAQQGSLHTLSGEELQHKGEESNLFLRRTDLGTQAVYLVDQLIMELFGIWARRLSGEAVVGSFVDPEVGEERTEETGEEAEPEVRRRKSLLAALERIGRTDEEEEGEEEFQLPQREEDSGFSVNKCILGAVILLGIGTIFFSGVFMDLDEESDYGTMELKDTEVPGKQEWLNPEVHPPPVDADSTELPNTFTEGNQPMSVLQAQLQAQKEELKVAKGQAAKGAKERLGWEEVEKENTQAPVTPTTSPSTGQPEDSMQGTAGSTEGGPKKTLDDQREKKKDVKKDKIDMAEKEEWKERDKSEWKEGEKKQREDGIKTEWKKGKHEQGKFDKEKKKEGKQKRHNDETKQWKEKDWKKEKATRGDEGTHWKDKEGKKEWIEKSERKVEEDWKKAKHEKVKADKQWRGKEKDWEVKKDQGEKHKGKEEWKGEKEWKKGKDGFKKSGKEKWEEKDWKEKGEKKEWKKKDSDWESKKGKEHTKEGKGKGERKQWEERKNPGKERKWTDERKQWNENEWKSYSGKDGKEWKKDEWKQWEKSEEPWKRGGEKDRKHNGDRKKDSSSSEKHKDEHEYNGNPGHRAEHLWGDGKPPHTHRQPSVEQPEYWVQQRDRLQHNPKPPQPCDSLETCAQAEGLLPVPFLEFEAILQSYLAKAQEAGVDDSKREEVRKLAAEFFKNGLFVHDQTSFQEFVEDLGDILEDMVEGDDDAEEEDSAIEEEMEGFEIEVMKKFSVPEAVEKKERSKGDGRKESGRGRG
- the pbxip1b gene encoding pre-B-cell leukemia homeobox interacting protein 1b isoform X2 → MSGGTSANNSWTLLTPEESVAETLRPLAEGTEHHEEGLTCAASVENQPANSAESAERLPVEDHLVPEEKTAEPSGDTSTEQHTSVATAVIDAPRATSLQVSGSFNPDSDALSQSEGLPEAPAQSSHDPDSFSDSYTHITPSPDESHTSLLTTESPGGVEFTQEEDRLAQQGSLHTLSGEELQHKGEESNLFLRRTDLGTQAVYLVDQLIMELFGIWARRLSGEAVVGSFVDPEVGEERTEETGEEAEPEVRRRKSLLAALERIGRTDEEEEGEEEFQLPQREEDSGFSVNKCILGAVILLGIGTIFFSGVFMDLDEESDYGTMELKDTEVPGKQEWLNPEVHPPPVDADSTELPNTFTEGNQPMSVLQAQLQAQKEELKVAKGQAAKGAKERLGWEEVEKENSRLKKEMASLPVLQKENERMKRELESVLALQRELETLRSTVTELKLPSAQAPVTPTTSPSTGQPEDSMQGTAGSTEGGPKKTLDDQREKKKDVKKDKIDMAEKEEWKERDKSEWKEGEKKQREDGIKTEWKKGKHEQGKFDKEKKKEGKQKRHNDETKQWKEKDWKKEKATRGDEGTHWKDKEGKKEWIEKSERKVEEDWKKAKHEKVKADKQWRGKEKDWEVKKDQGEKHKGKEEWKGEKEWKKGKDGFKKSGKEKWEEKDWKEKGEKKEWKKKDSDWESKKGKEHTKEGKGKGERKQWEERKNPGKERKWTDERKQWNENEWKSYSGKDGKEWKKDEWKQWEKSEEPWKRGGEKDRKHNGDRKKDSSSSEKHKDEHEYNGNPGHRAEHLWGDGKPPHTHRQPSVEQPEYWVQQRDRLQHNPKPPQPCDSLETCAQAEGLLPVPFLEFEAILQSYLAKAQEAGVDDSKREEVRKLAAEFFKNGLFVHDQTSFQEFVEDLGDILEDMVEGDDDAEEEDSAIEEEMEGFEIEVMKKFSVPEAVEKKERSKGDGRKESGRGRG
- the pbxip1b gene encoding pre-B-cell leukemia homeobox interacting protein 1b isoform X1 codes for the protein MSGGTSANNSWTLLTPEESVAETLRPLAEGTEHHEEGLTCAASVENQPANSAESAERLPVEDHLVPEEKTAEPSGDTSTEQHTSVATAVIDAPRATSLQVSGSFNPDSDALSQSEGLPEAPAQSSHDPDSFSDSYTHITPSPDESHTSLLTTESPGGVEFTQEEDRLAQQGSLHTLSGEELQHKGEESNLFLRRTDLGTQAVYLVDQLIMELFGIWARRLSGEAVVGSFVDPEVGEERTEETGEEAEPEVRRRKSLLAALERIGRTDEEEEGEEEFQLPQREEDSGFSVNKCILGAVILLGIGTIFFSGVFMDLDEESDYGTMELKDTEVPGKQEWLNPEVHPPPVDADSTELPNTFTEGNQPMSVLQAQLQAQKEELKVAKGQAAKGAKERLGWEEVEKENSRLKKEMASLPVLQKENERMKRELESVLALQRELETLRSTVTELKLPSAAQAPVTPTTSPSTGQPEDSMQGTAGSTEGGPKKTLDDQREKKKDVKKDKIDMAEKEEWKERDKSEWKEGEKKQREDGIKTEWKKGKHEQGKFDKEKKKEGKQKRHNDETKQWKEKDWKKEKATRGDEGTHWKDKEGKKEWIEKSERKVEEDWKKAKHEKVKADKQWRGKEKDWEVKKDQGEKHKGKEEWKGEKEWKKGKDGFKKSGKEKWEEKDWKEKGEKKEWKKKDSDWESKKGKEHTKEGKGKGERKQWEERKNPGKERKWTDERKQWNENEWKSYSGKDGKEWKKDEWKQWEKSEEPWKRGGEKDRKHNGDRKKDSSSSEKHKDEHEYNGNPGHRAEHLWGDGKPPHTHRQPSVEQPEYWVQQRDRLQHNPKPPQPCDSLETCAQAEGLLPVPFLEFEAILQSYLAKAQEAGVDDSKREEVRKLAAEFFKNGLFVHDQTSFQEFVEDLGDILEDMVEGDDDAEEEDSAIEEEMEGFEIEVMKKFSVPEAVEKKERSKGDGRKESGRGRG